The Toxorhynchites rutilus septentrionalis strain SRP chromosome 3, ASM2978413v1, whole genome shotgun sequence genome includes a region encoding these proteins:
- the LOC129774272 gene encoding uncharacterized protein LOC129774272: protein MSNPNPNPNEKKMKVKEQKRKNIIDSITRLESFLRNFDPDEHGHEEELDDNEKFVLGNNELRAKVEERYFRVKAGLISKRSAPQTHEASTSGQANPAQLSAPSSLSNVKLPTITLPEFDGDFNGWLTFHDTFLSMIHSSTEISNMQKFHYLRAAIKGEAANLIQSIVITAANYSVAWYTLVKRYSNKGLLRKKHIRALLKYPKIPNNSVEALHRILDEFQCHTKVLQQLGEPVEHFSSILMELLVDKLDDASHSAWEESIVSDDNPTYEKMIGFLQKRTRVLETIMINRPSPSSSKTGNHHSGIKKQNFPRVSTNAMTENSSKVFPMCLACEKQRHSLMDCLVFNGMSVRGRLKVVNDKKLCGNCFRSS, encoded by the exons ATGTCGAATCCTAACCCGAATCCGAACGAGAAGAAAATGAAAGTGAAAGAGCAGAAGCGGAAAAATATCATCGACTCTATTACCCGTTTGGAGTCATTCCTGCGTAATTTTGATCCAGACGAGCATGGACACGAA GAAGAATTGGACGATAATGAGAAATTCGTGTTGGGAAATAATGAATTGAGAGCCAAGGTCGAGGAAAGATATTTCCGAGTGAAAGCTGGTCTGATATCAAAGCGCTCCGCCCCTCAAACGCACGAGGCATCGACCTCTGGTCAAGCTAACCCCGCGCAGTTGTCAGCTCCCTCGTCGCTATCGAACGTGAAACTGCCGACGATCACGCTGCCCGAGTTCGATGGCGATTTCAATGGATGGCTCACGTTTCACGACACGTTCCTTTCTATGATTCACTCGTCAACTGAGATATCGAATATGCAGAAGTTTCACTACCTCCGCGCTGCTATAAAGGGAGAAGCAGCGAATCTCATCCAATCCATCGTTATCACCGCTGCAAACTATTCTGTCGCGTGGTACACGCTTGTGAAACGGTATTCCAACAAGGGTCTTCTAAGGAAAAAACACATTCGGGCACTCCTGAAATACCCGAAGATCCCGAATAATTCAGTGGAGGCACTGCACCGCATACTCGACGAATTTCAATGTCATACAAAAGTACTGCAGCAGTTGGGAGAGCCCGTTGAGCATTTCAGTTCCATTCTTATGGAATTGCTCGTAGACAAGCTGGATGATGCATCACACAGTGCATGGGAGGAATCTATCGTGTCGGATGACAACCCGACCTATGAGAAAATGATTGGATTTTTGCAGAAGAGAACTCGAGTGCTGGAGACGATCATGATCAACCGCCCCAGTCCATCGTCATCGAAAACTGGAAATCACCATTCCGGAATCAAGAAGCAGAATTTTCCTCGTGTCAGTACGAATGCTATGACTGAAAATTCCAGCAAGGTGTTTCCTATGTGCCTCGCCTGTGAAAAGCAGAGACATTCGCTTATGGACTGTCTCGTGTTCAACGGAATGAGTGTTAGAGGTCGTTTGAAGGTCGTGAACGACAAGAAGTTGTGCGGTAACTGCTTCCGTAGCAGTTAG
- the LOC129774271 gene encoding uncharacterized protein LOC129774271, whose translation MLERKPELKPQYHDFIREYIALGHMTEVPDGDVDRPDACYLPHHPVVKESSSTTKVRVVFDGSAKTSSGHSLNEALLVGPVVQDELITIVLRFRQFPIALVADIDKMYRQVSLHPDDRPLQRIFWRFNSIEPIKAYELSTITYGLAPSSFLATRTLQQVVENEGSNFPEASRVVKKDVYVDDLISGENTVERTIQLQRDLMELLQRGGFRLRKWVSNSLEVLSAIPGELQGTRSPMQFDPKETIKTLGICWEPETDTLCFNVSVNPKNSMATKREILSTIAQLYDPLGIVSPVIVQAKILMQQLWLLCLGWDDEITPDLHQYHTFADASKDAYGACLYIRSEDANGNVKVKLLTSKSKVTPLKPISIPRLELCAALLASRLFEKVVAALNPSSSQNYFWSDSTVVLQWMKSPPRTWKTFVANRISEIQATTHGSLWLHVAVTENPADLLSRGLSADELITCKKWLHGPSWLHKPKGSWPIQNFPSAGIPMEELEQRPATVLTLQASAPHELFLRFSSYNMLINVVGFAFRFIHNARPKNTRISGRVLLVPELHAAKMFLVRLVQAEVFPGELKVLRKEQSVSKNSKLRLLCPCLDSEGVIRIGGRLQLSAESYNIRHQIVIPGFHPFTKLLIMHNHKKLIHGGNTVTLAVLRDEFWPLHGRRAIRSVHRSCFNCHRANPRPIEQPVGQLPSSRVTVNEAFYCTRVDYCGPLYLKPAHRRAESQKVYICVFVCFSTKAVHLELAGDLSTNTFLMALNRFMYRRNKPHHIYSDNGTNFIGAKNALHQLYSRLQSEPENEKITKYLAQDGIQWHLIPPRAPNFGGLWEAAVKVAKKQLNMIKPLPEPDIRHLPMNRLNYYQRIQAHSQQFWHRWRSEYLKELQTQFTTNAKRCDLAVGSVLILKDDSLPPTRWPLARILEVHPGPDDIIRVVNLQTSGGVLKRSVSKICPLPKEEE comes from the exons ATGCTGGAAAGGAAGCCAGAACTGAAACCGCAGTACCATGATTTCATCAGAGAGTATATTGCTCTTGGACACATGACAGAAGTACCCGATGGCGATGTTGATCGCCCAGATGCCTGCTATCTTCCTCATCATCCCGTGGTGAAGGAGAGCAGTTCGACGACTAAAGTTCGTGTTGTTTTTGACGGCTCAGCAAAGACGAGTTCCGGTCATTCATTAAACGAAGCCCTCCTCGTTGGACCGGTCGTTCAGGACGAATTGATCACGATCGTTTTGCGTTTTCGACAGTTCCCAATTGCGCTCGTAGCGGACATCGATAAAATGTACCGCCAGGTATCACTACATCCCGACGATCGACCGCTCCAGAGAATTTTCTGGAGATTTAACAGTATCGAGCCCATCAAAGCCTACGAACTCTCCACGATTACATATGGCCTTGCCCCGTCCTCGTTTTTGGCAACACGGACGCTGCAGCAGGTGGTAGAAAATGAAGGTTCCAATTTTCCGGAAGCCAGCCGAGTCGTGAAGAAAGACGTGTACGTGGACGATTTGATTTCTGGTGAAAACACTGTAGAACGAACCATTCAACTACAAAGGGACTTGATGGAACTTCTACAGCGAGGCGGTTTCCGTTTGCGGAAGTGGGTTAGCAACTCCCTCGAAGTACTCTCAGCGATTCCTGGAGAACTCCAAGGCACACGATCCCCCATGCAGTTTGATCCTAAAGAAACAATAAAAACTCTCGGGATCTGCTGGGAACCGGAAACTGACACACTTTGCTTCAACGTTTCCGTCAACCCGAAGAATTCGATGGCAACTAAAAGGGAAATTTTGTCGACGATTGCCCAGCTGTACGATCCTCTTGGGATTGTGTCCCCCGTCATCGTTCAAGCCAAAATCTTGATGCAACAGCTCTGGCTCCTGTGTTTAGGATGGGACGATGAAATTACCCCAGATCTTCACC AGTATCACACGTTTGCGGACGCGTCAAAGGATGCATATGGAGCATGCCTTTACATCCGCTCGGAAGACGCCAACGGCAACGTCAAAGTAAAACTACTGACTTCTAAATCCAAGGTGACCCCGCTTAAACCGATCAGCATTCCACGACTCGAGCTATGCGCAGCTCTTCTCGCATCCCGTTTGTTCGAAAAGGTAGTGGCTGCCTTGAACCCGAGTTCCTCTCAGAATTATTTTTGGTCCGATTCCACGGTAGTCCTGCAATGGATGAAGTCTCCACCGCGGACTTGGAAAACGTTTGTTGCGAATCGCATTTCCGAGATACAAGCTACAACCCATGGGTCCCTATGGCTGCACGTTGCAGTGACCGAAAATCCCGCCGATCTGCTGTCCCGCGGCTTGTCTGCTGACGAATTAATTACCTGCAAAAAGTGGCTTCACGGACCAAGCTGGTTGCACAAACCTAAAGGAAGTTGGCCTATACAAAATTTCCCTAGCGCCGGGATCCCAATGGAAGAGTTGGAGCAGCGCCCTGCAACTGTTCTCACCCTTCAAGCTTCTGCACCACACGAACTTTTCCTGCGATTCTCGTCATACAACATGTTGATAAATGTAGTAGGATTTGCGTTTCGCTTCATCCATAATGCTCGACCGAAGAACACTCGAATCTCTGGCCGAGTGCTTCTCGTCCCAGAATTGCACGCTGCTAAAATGTTCCTGGTGAGATTGGTGCAAGCTGAAGTATTCCCCGGTGAGCTGAAGGTTCTGCGCAAAGAGCAATCCGTATCAAAAAATTCCAAGCTCCGGCTCCTCTGCCCGTGCTTGGATTCCGAAGGCGTAATACGAATTGGTGGCCGGTTACAACTTTCGGCCGAATCCTACAACATTCGTCATCAGATTGTCATTCCCGGCTTCCATCCATTCACCAAATTGCTGATAATGCATAACCACAAGAAGCTGATCCATGGTGGTAACACCGTAACTCTCGCGGTTCTGAGAGACGAATTCTGGCCGTTACATGGTCGCAGAGCTATAAGGAGCGTCCACCGAAGCTGTTTCAATTGCCATAGAGCAAACCCCCGCCCGATAGAACAACCTGTTGGCCAACTACCCTCCAGCCGTGTCACTGTTAACGAAGCTTTCTATTGTACTAGAGTGGATTATTGTGGGCCTCTTTACCTGAAGCCCGCCCACAGACGAGCAGAATCACAGAAGGTTTACATCTGTGTATTTGTGTGCTTTAGCACCAAGGCGGTCCACCTCGAGCTGGCAGGCGATTTGAGCACCAACACGTTCCTGATGGCTCTGAATCGATTTATGTATCGGAGGAACAAACCGCACCATATCTATTCCGATAATGGTACAAATTTTATCGGAGCAAAGAATGCTCTTCATCAGCTGTATTCCAGACTTCAGTCAGAACCtgaaaatgagaaaatcactAAATATCTAGCTCAAGACGGAATACAGTGGCATCTGATTCCCCCCCGAGCCCCTAACTTCGGTGGCCTCTGGGAAGCCGCGGTTAAAGTGGCAAAAAAGCAGCTC AATATGATCAAGCCACTTCCCGAACCAGACATCCGCCATCTACCGATGAATCGACTGAATTACTATCAGCGAATTCAAGCCCATAGTCAACAGTTTTGGCACCGATGGAGGTCGGAGTACCTGAAGGAACTTCAAACGCAGTTCACAACAAACGCGAAACGATGCGACCTTGCAGTTGGCAGCGTACTAATCCTGAAGGATGACAGCCTTCCACCGACGCGCTGGCCCCTAGCGCGTATCCTGGAGGTCCACCccggacctgatgacatcattCGTGTGGTGAACCTACAAACCTCAGGAGGAGTACTGAAGCGATCAGTATCGAAGATTTGCCCATTACCCAAGGAAGAAgaataa